Proteins encoded by one window of Ignavibacteriota bacterium:
- a CDS encoding T9SS type A sorting domain-containing protein has protein sequence MLKNSNFMKSLRIILLAAIMLPLMYSQSMSQYCSASTTYQDEFIAEFYFNTIAVDDWKWSSTISDYTHLSTDLKMGDTYTAKVVNGYAYSSDQVRLWIDFNQDDKFDTSTEEFILSSSDAGKNFAGDITIPLDAKAGSTRLRVRMTWASTPMPCDGSSYGEVEDYTVNLVPPIPDGQITAMTSPVKPFLVGEYPVIATLRSNNEVAMTACKIDWWVNNVYQGTYNWTGNMRNGQTQNVNLGNYNFVYPENETVFGPFQMRFTVKDVNNDPPDADPSNDTYQVNISPNLNDCGAIGFFGPPEGFGAGVTPVRARIMNFAPKPLSRVTVYWKIDGQEQTPKTFTGLNIRQNQFQDLDMGTFLFYNKTPLGPFEVEVWTENPNAVQDEDPSNDKYQGGIGPSLAAGTYFAGGANAHFQSPAEAASYMNSSGIFGQGAVIIEIRPGTYNGQVILNNRMANDNQLIFRSSTGKAYDVYLVNSPSTANNFVLQLADVNNVTFRNITIQNNNSNISNAGRLVTADNMNGLKFEDVVFNGVSNAPKTAAYNILTLNNVNNFSVTGSDFNRGSAGIWNETSSSPVFVADNNTFMNFSWYGIYNYIQAPANGNDVAINNNTFKRDMAGNPNGAIFSFNGSSIRNNIIADINGVGSAEDALIKVEHYEGYDEETPYSLSQMHTSYIEGNTITNCSNMNGIKVINANAIVNHNQVVMSQSANFGAALIDFMNASGVAGNNMLMGSNILGLDVENSPMLYVIYNTSSVEFNGNPVARVSGDNASIMRNIFVNKGTGTAITAPSATNIDQNVIYTSGNVLANIGGTNYASMAAIHNLGMMIESNSVLVEFFSPSDPHLKVYNAALLFNTPLFNSDDNWAGWYVEHSDFDGEPRLSYYAGADEIFLSISIERQTEGFVDCVGATDNFLTVSSAIGYNAPMTYQWEHDGTPIPGAVDPILYFENLRHQQAGVYRCLVNGPGKTEPIYSHPVAVYVTRSTDITRQPETHGVFVGTVATLSFDAHVNGKNIESAIANDEVKVQWYKVVDEGNDIKLTDNQWISGTRSNYLTIANFRLPDQGEYYATVEGICGMVTTETAKLTEENLEINIIQQPVANTICATEEVIFNVDATSGGSNQLIYQWYKDGNMLTDNLPKIEGTNSKHLIIYNLNKADEGNYYATVTIQGTTVQVQSDMAALKVNTPPVILLQPQDATIEAGRQLMLDVVAEGNDDQEVLNYKWFHNSRLVQDSDDMYYIVDVTTPDNAGEYLVIISNDCGSVTSETVTVTITTGSTSVVEVFQSGYSLTTATPNPVQSVATINFTVPTESFVKITMTDASGAGRIILAEGNFQTGTHNINFNAQDYNLASGTYFYYLESNGVRLAQKLVVIK, from the coding sequence ATGTTAAAGAATTCTAATTTTATGAAATCCCTAAGGATAATTCTACTGGCAGCAATTATGCTTCCTCTTATGTACTCGCAATCAATGTCGCAGTACTGCAGCGCATCCACAACTTATCAGGATGAATTCATTGCTGAATTTTATTTTAACACAATCGCAGTTGACGATTGGAAATGGTCAAGCACAATTTCAGATTATACTCACTTATCAACCGACTTGAAAATGGGGGATACATATACAGCGAAAGTTGTAAACGGTTATGCTTACTCAAGTGATCAGGTCCGGTTGTGGATTGATTTTAATCAGGACGACAAGTTTGATACATCAACTGAAGAATTTATTTTATCATCAAGTGACGCTGGTAAAAATTTTGCTGGCGATATAACAATTCCTCTTGATGCAAAAGCTGGCTCAACAAGACTACGTGTCAGAATGACCTGGGCTTCAACCCCTATGCCTTGCGACGGTTCTTCCTATGGCGAAGTTGAAGATTATACTGTTAATTTAGTGCCTCCAATTCCTGATGGACAGATTACAGCTATGACAAGTCCTGTTAAGCCTTTTTTAGTTGGTGAATATCCTGTTATTGCAACTTTACGTTCTAATAATGAAGTTGCTATGACTGCTTGTAAAATTGACTGGTGGGTTAACAACGTATATCAGGGAACCTACAACTGGACAGGCAATATGCGTAATGGCCAGACTCAGAATGTTAATCTTGGCAATTATAATTTTGTGTATCCGGAAAACGAAACAGTTTTTGGACCATTCCAAATGAGATTTACAGTAAAAGATGTAAATAATGATCCACCTGACGCAGACCCAAGCAATGATACTTATCAGGTAAATATTTCACCAAATCTCAATGATTGCGGTGCAATAGGTTTCTTCGGTCCGCCTGAAGGATTTGGTGCCGGTGTAACTCCTGTAAGAGCACGTATAATGAATTTTGCTCCTAAACCACTTTCAAGGGTTACTGTTTACTGGAAAATTGATGGTCAGGAACAAACACCTAAGACATTTACAGGTTTAAACATCAGACAAAATCAGTTCCAGGATTTGGATATGGGTACGTTTTTATTCTATAATAAAACTCCTCTTGGTCCATTTGAAGTAGAAGTATGGACAGAAAACCCGAATGCAGTTCAAGATGAAGACCCAAGCAATGATAAATATCAAGGCGGTATAGGACCATCTTTGGCTGCAGGTACTTATTTTGCCGGTGGTGCTAATGCACACTTCCAGTCACCTGCTGAAGCTGCTTCATACATGAATTCAAGCGGTATTTTTGGCCAAGGTGCAGTAATTATCGAAATTCGTCCCGGAACTTATAATGGACAGGTAATTTTGAATAACCGTATGGCTAACGACAATCAACTTATATTCCGTTCATCTACAGGCAAAGCTTACGATGTTTATCTTGTTAACAGTCCTTCAACAGCAAATAATTTCGTTCTTCAGCTTGCAGATGTTAATAATGTAACTTTCAGAAATATAACAATTCAGAATAATAATTCAAATATCAGCAATGCAGGCAGACTTGTAACCGCCGATAATATGAATGGATTGAAATTTGAAGATGTTGTTTTCAATGGTGTGTCTAACGCTCCTAAAACAGCTGCTTATAATATTTTAACATTAAATAATGTAAATAATTTCTCTGTAACTGGTAGTGATTTTAACAGGGGTTCAGCAGGTATTTGGAATGAAACATCATCATCGCCTGTTTTTGTTGCTGATAATAATACTTTTATGAACTTCTCATGGTATGGTATTTACAACTATATCCAAGCACCTGCAAATGGTAATGACGTTGCTATCAACAATAACACTTTCAAGCGTGATATGGCAGGCAATCCAAATGGTGCAATTTTCTCATTTAATGGCTCTTCAATCAGAAACAATATTATTGCTGATATCAATGGTGTTGGCAGTGCTGAAGATGCACTTATAAAAGTAGAGCATTATGAAGGTTATGATGAGGAAACTCCATATTCATTATCTCAAATGCATACTTCATATATTGAAGGTAACACTATAACAAACTGTTCAAATATGAATGGTATCAAAGTTATCAATGCGAATGCAATTGTAAATCATAATCAGGTTGTAATGTCACAATCTGCAAACTTTGGTGCGGCATTGATTGACTTCATGAATGCTTCAGGTGTAGCAGGCAATAACATGTTGATGGGATCAAACATATTAGGTCTTGACGTTGAAAATTCACCTATGCTTTATGTAATATATAACACATCATCTGTTGAATTTAATGGCAATCCTGTTGCAAGAGTTAGTGGCGATAATGCAAGTATTATGAGAAACATATTTGTTAATAAAGGCACCGGAACAGCAATTACTGCTCCATCAGCAACCAATATTGACCAGAATGTAATTTATACAAGTGGAAATGTGCTTGCTAATATCGGCGGTACAAATTATGCTTCTATGGCAGCCATCCACAATTTAGGAATGATGATAGAAAGTAATAGCGTTTTGGTTGAATTCTTCAGCCCTTCAGATCCGCATTTGAAAGTGTATAACGCTGCTTTACTATTTAATACACCTCTGTTTAATTCAGACGACAACTGGGCTGGCTGGTATGTTGAGCATAGTGACTTTGATGGCGAACCACGTTTATCATATTATGCCGGTGCTGATGAAATTTTCTTATCAATTTCAATTGAACGTCAGACAGAAGGTTTCGTGGATTGTGTTGGTGCTACTGATAACTTCCTTACAGTTTCATCAGCAATAGGATACAATGCACCAATGACTTACCAATGGGAACATGACGGCACACCAATACCGGGAGCTGTTGACCCAATCCTTTATTTCGAAAATTTACGTCACCAGCAAGCCGGTGTTTACCGTTGTTTAGTTAATGGTCCGGGTAAAACAGAGCCAATTTACTCACACCCGGTAGCTGTTTATGTAACCCGTTCAACTGACATTACCCGTCAACCTGAGACTCATGGTGTATTTGTTGGAACTGTAGCTACTCTGTCATTTGATGCACACGTTAACGGTAAGAATATCGAAAGTGCTATTGCTAATGACGAAGTAAAAGTTCAGTGGTACAAAGTTGTTGACGAAGGTAATGATATCAAATTAACTGATAATCAATGGATTTCAGGCACAAGATCAAATTACCTTACTATCGCTAACTTCAGATTACCTGACCAAGGCGAATACTATGCTACAGTTGAAGGCATCTGTGGTATGGTTACTACCGAAACTGCAAAACTTACTGAAGAAAATCTTGAAATTAATATTATTCAGCAACCTGTTGCTAACACTATTTGTGCTACAGAAGAAGTAATATTTAATGTAGATGCTACTTCAGGCGGTTCAAACCAACTTATTTACCAATGGTACAAAGATGGCAATATGCTTACAGATAATCTTCCAAAGATTGAAGGCACTAACAGCAAGCATTTGATTATTTATAATCTTAATAAAGCTGATGAAGGTAATTACTACGCTACTGTAACTATTCAGGGAACAACTGTACAAGTGCAATCAGATATGGCTGCTCTCAAAGTAAATACACCTCCTGTTATCTTGCTTCAGCCTCAAGACGCTACAATTGAAGCCGGTCGCCAGTTGATGCTTGATGTTGTTGCAGAAGGCAATGATGATCAGGAAGTACTTAACTACAAATGGTTCCATAATAGCAGATTAGTTCAGGATTCGGACGATATGTATTATATCGTTGATGTTACTACTCCTGATAATGCCGGTGAATACTTGGTAATTATAAGCAATGATTGTGGTTCAGTAACGAGTGAAACAGTAACTGTTACAATTACAACAGGCAGTACAAGCGTTGTAGAAGTATTCCAGAGCGGATACTCTCTGACTACTGCTACTCCTAATCCTGTTCAGTCAGTTGCAACTATCAACTTTACTGTACCAACAGAATCATTTGTAAAAATTACAATGACTGATGCAAGCGGTGCAGGTAGAATTATTCTTGCTGAAGGTAACTTCCAGACAGGTACTCACAACATTAATTTCAATGCTCAGGATTATAATCTTGCCAGCGGCACATACTTCTATTATTTAGAATCTAATGGTGTACGCTTAGCTCAGAAATTAGTTGTAATCAAATAG
- a CDS encoding PAS domain S-box protein has translation MNTKVEDIFTRIKNSKDNSKELSNTDNKFIFDNNFLVEELIEKYLILENDKNKLEQENEKLKFQVKRLLKSESKFKRIAESTSDVIFITDLDLIIKYLSPSFSDNFGVPVESALSKRLDEVYPASTVKAILNKLRVELNNDEFINFANNLIESDIISNTESIITISTNVSFLRNEEGNVIGIHGVTRDITAGKKAEKKIIEQRNFISSLIDAIPLPVFYKDINGRYQGCNQEFKEVMGVCNETISGKMPNEIWDFELADIYQMKDRELFENMGVQEYEGDIIDKDGVRRSVIFSKRLYYDVNNQPAGIVGAFVDITERKKNEQMIFNQNSLLNTLINKLQVGIFMVESPSGKPVIANNLAKSILGRGILPDATKDNLDTIYEAYKYGTNERYPIDEMPIIRGMQGEESFVDDMIIKRPDGRYTLLEIYGTPVYDSKGDVMMSIASFSDITKRKEAEILLQQSEERFRALAENLPALVCEFLPDSTLTYVNQSYADYFGLPKDKLINKKFFSFLSDEDSVILSGKFKELTKENPIFTNRHKIEFNNSIKWHNWSNCAIFDDEGNIIKYQSIGMDITDQKLAEETLLQSELKLKKLNSAKDVFFSIIAHDLRSPMGAFNNVTRLLDENYSTLSQDEIKSFIKMIKESADNIFILLENLLEWAQSQQGTISYFPSDLYISVLVDNIIKVQLANLSSKGVIVFNLIPPSTYVYADSNMITTIFRNLISNAIKFSKFGDIIEIGKLEEGFDSDSDSIFYVKDQGLGMDEETQNKLFQIDKRVSTLGTADEKGSGLGLILCKDFVEKHGGKIWVESKVGVGTIFFFSIPKVEMH, from the coding sequence ATGAATACTAAAGTAGAAGATATTTTTACACGAATAAAAAATTCGAAAGACAACTCAAAGGAGTTATCAAATACAGACAACAAGTTTATATTTGATAACAATTTTTTAGTTGAAGAACTCATTGAAAAATACTTGATACTTGAAAATGATAAAAACAAATTAGAACAAGAAAATGAAAAGCTGAAATTTCAGGTAAAAAGGCTCCTCAAGAGTGAATCAAAATTTAAAAGAATTGCCGAAAGTACTTCCGATGTTATTTTTATAACAGATTTAGATTTGATTATAAAATATCTAAGCCCTTCATTTAGTGATAACTTTGGAGTACCGGTTGAAAGTGCTTTATCGAAACGACTTGATGAAGTTTACCCCGCTTCGACTGTTAAAGCAATTTTAAACAAACTTAGAGTTGAACTTAATAACGATGAATTCATAAATTTTGCCAATAATCTGATAGAATCAGATATAATTTCCAACACCGAAAGCATAATAACAATATCTACAAATGTTTCATTTTTAAGAAATGAGGAAGGCAATGTCATTGGTATTCATGGCGTTACCAGAGATATTACTGCCGGCAAGAAAGCTGAAAAGAAAATAATTGAGCAAAGAAACTTCATTTCATCTTTGATTGATGCTATACCTCTGCCGGTCTTTTACAAAGATATTAATGGAAGATATCAGGGTTGCAATCAGGAATTCAAAGAAGTAATGGGTGTTTGTAACGAGACAATTTCAGGTAAAATGCCTAATGAAATATGGGATTTCGAATTAGCCGATATTTATCAGATGAAAGACAGGGAACTTTTTGAAAATATGGGAGTTCAGGAGTACGAGGGAGATATTATTGATAAAGACGGCGTTAGAAGGTCTGTGATATTTTCAAAGCGTCTTTATTATGATGTTAATAATCAACCCGCCGGAATTGTCGGAGCATTCGTTGACATTACTGAAAGAAAGAAAAATGAGCAGATGATTTTCAATCAAAACAGTTTGCTAAATACTTTAATTAATAAGTTGCAGGTAGGCATATTTATGGTTGAATCGCCAAGTGGCAAACCTGTAATAGCAAATAATCTTGCAAAAAGTATATTAGGCAGAGGGATTCTGCCGGATGCCACAAAAGATAATCTCGATACAATATATGAAGCCTATAAGTATGGCACTAACGAAAGATATCCTATTGATGAAATGCCAATAATCAGAGGTATGCAGGGCGAAGAATCTTTTGTAGATGATATGATTATCAAGCGCCCTGATGGCAGATATACTCTTCTTGAAATTTACGGCACCCCTGTTTACGATAGTAAGGGCGATGTTATGATGAGTATAGCATCATTTAGTGATATCACTAAGCGAAAGGAAGCTGAAATTCTTTTACAGCAAAGTGAAGAAAGATTCCGTGCTTTAGCTGAAAATTTACCTGCTTTGGTTTGTGAATTTTTACCTGATAGTACACTCACTTATGTAAATCAATCTTATGCTGATTACTTTGGATTACCGAAGGACAAACTGATAAATAAAAAATTCTTTAGTTTCTTAAGTGATGAGGACAGTGTAATTTTATCCGGGAAATTTAAAGAACTTACAAAAGAAAACCCAATATTTACTAATCGCCATAAGATTGAATTTAACAACTCTATCAAATGGCATAACTGGTCAAATTGTGCTATTTTTGATGATGAAGGAAATATTATCAAATATCAATCCATCGGAATGGATATAACTGACCAAAAACTTGCAGAAGAAACACTTCTTCAGAGCGAATTGAAACTTAAAAAACTTAATTCTGCAAAAGACGTTTTCTTTTCAATTATTGCACATGATTTAAGAAGCCCAATGGGTGCTTTCAATAATGTTACCAGACTACTCGATGAAAATTATTCGACTTTATCTCAAGATGAAATAAAATCATTTATAAAGATGATAAAAGAGTCAGCTGATAATATTTTTATTTTACTTGAAAATCTGCTTGAATGGGCTCAGTCGCAACAGGGAACTATATCGTATTTCCCCTCCGATTTATACATTTCAGTTTTAGTTGATAATATTATTAAAGTTCAATTAGCTAATTTGTCAAGCAAAGGCGTTATAGTTTTTAATCTTATACCGCCAAGTACTTATGTATATGCTGATTCAAATATGATAACTACTATTTTCAGAAATCTAATATCTAATGCTATTAAATTTTCTAAATTTGGAGATATTATTGAAATTGGCAAGCTGGAAGAAGGATTTGACAGTGATTCGGACTCTATTTTCTATGTAAAAGATCAGGGATTAGGAATGGACGAAGAAACCCAAAACAAACTCTTTCAGATAGATAAGAGAGTGTCAACTCTTGGAACTGCTGACGAGAAAGGAAGTGGTTTAGGTCTTATATTGTGTAAGGATTTTGTCGAGAAACATGGAGGTAAAATTTGGGTTGAGAGTAAAGTCGGAGTCGGTACCATTTTCTTCTTTTCCATACCTAAAGTCGAAATGCACTAA
- the rpsI gene encoding 30S ribosomal protein S9, with product MKVFLATGRRKTSTAQVRLISPGSGKIVINKRSFEEYFPVAINRQEAIKALALTDYDGKFDVAVTVRGGGKSGQTGAMQLGIARALVEYDAELRSSLRQGGLMTRDPRMVERKKYGQKKARKRFQFSKR from the coding sequence ATGAAGGTGTTTTTGGCAACAGGCAGAAGAAAAACATCAACAGCTCAAGTTAGATTGATTTCTCCGGGAAGTGGAAAAATTGTTATCAACAAGAGAAGTTTCGAAGAATATTTTCCTGTCGCTATAAATCGTCAGGAAGCTATCAAAGCGTTAGCGCTGACTGATTACGACGGAAAATTTGATGTAGCAGTAACGGTCAGAGGTGGCGGCAAAAGCGGTCAGACAGGCGCTATGCAGCTTGGTATTGCTAGAGCTTTAGTCGAGTATGATGCAGAATTACGTTCATCATTGCGCCAGGGTGGTCTTATGACTCGTGACCCGAGAATGGTCGAACGTAAGAAATACGGACAGAAGAAAGCCCGTAAACGTTTCCAGTTCTCAAAACGTTAA
- the rplM gene encoding 50S ribosomal protein L13: MTVGRLSTQIATLLRGKHKPWFTPHVDTGDFVIVLNAEKVILEGKRAEQKEYFRHTGYPGGVKIDTFKDLKQSNPTKIIEHSVKGMLPKNRLGRQIYKKLKVYSSDVHPHSAQKPQVYELKYK, from the coding sequence ATGACAGTTGGACGACTTTCAACACAAATAGCAACATTATTGCGTGGCAAACATAAACCATGGTTCACTCCTCATGTAGATACAGGAGACTTTGTAATCGTTTTAAACGCTGAAAAAGTAATTCTCGAAGGCAAAAGAGCTGAACAGAAAGAATATTTCAGACATACCGGTTATCCGGGCGGTGTCAAAATTGATACATTTAAAGATCTCAAGCAGAGTAATCCTACAAAGATTATAGAGCACAGCGTCAAAGGCATGCTTCCAAAGAACAGACTTGGACGCCAGATTTACAAAAAGCTTAAGGTTTACAGTTCAGATGTGCATCCGCACTCAGCTCAGAAGCCTCAAGTATATGAATTGAAATATAAATAA
- a CDS encoding T9SS type A sorting domain-containing protein — translation MKIKKLQIGILLFAISLIFGVTVFSEQQPPDPLEYREMPFVVLHYDVYLDLNRYTSRQVEGVCTITVARNRTIEGDKFIFHLERLNINSITSNGIDLDFEANGQAGSRLFHYTVGYPDEVSDTVDFVIEYSGVMTAENAGTMSWGGVHYEEAVLYALGVGFRAPYVSTTRHWMPCFDHPQNKATYRGTFKVPDNFKVASNGYLAEVRDTDEGAKEFVWEHNYPAATYLLTFAAGPYVLIENNDYKVPIQIFSLPIDSTDSEFAYSEVTAMNDCYESLFGDYPFEKIGYTNVRKGAMEHQTMVSMPRSIIVRLSVNKDSNNEIAAHELSHMWFGNLVTPLDFRHAWMNESFATYCESLWLRCRNGQQAYLLNQKGKADEYLKLISKEEGVFPLYDFPRDLPSSNYPMTIYEKGAVILGMLDWQLEQEGLKFEELITQYLQIFAYGNAQTNDVFRVIEYETDMNWDWFADQWIYRGGWPIFDIITFSDMPTIVSDEIEIRQVQEGELFINVPLEITYYLNDGSKLSEVVNISDPVTKHRILPENPSLVDSIKINEGNIVAGIYELRDFKSYVSVNEGNHVNIPEIYQEGNYLCINYQSAGGEVRIIIIDVLGNTILSRSNYNKSGMNSERIILENLNSGIYFLNITIKNETYTHKISIVN, via the coding sequence ATGAAAATAAAAAAGTTACAAATTGGAATCCTTCTTTTTGCAATTAGTTTGATATTTGGCGTAACAGTTTTTTCTGAACAACAGCCACCTGACCCTCTTGAATATCGGGAAATGCCCTTTGTAGTATTACATTATGATGTATATCTTGATTTAAACCGTTACACAAGCAGGCAAGTCGAAGGTGTTTGTACAATTACAGTAGCCAGAAATCGCACGATTGAAGGAGATAAGTTTATCTTTCACCTTGAGAGATTGAATATTAATTCAATTACATCAAATGGAATTGATTTGGATTTTGAGGCAAACGGACAAGCAGGCTCAAGACTTTTTCATTATACAGTCGGATATCCTGATGAAGTATCTGATACTGTTGATTTTGTAATTGAATATTCCGGTGTAATGACAGCAGAAAATGCCGGAACTATGTCATGGGGTGGAGTTCATTATGAAGAAGCTGTTCTATATGCTTTGGGTGTAGGCTTCAGAGCACCTTATGTTTCAACAACAAGGCACTGGATGCCTTGCTTCGACCATCCACAGAATAAAGCAACATATCGTGGGACATTTAAAGTTCCGGACAATTTCAAAGTTGCATCCAACGGTTATTTAGCCGAAGTGCGTGATACTGATGAAGGTGCAAAAGAATTTGTTTGGGAGCATAACTATCCTGCCGCTACATACTTACTTACATTTGCAGCCGGTCCTTATGTATTGATAGAAAATAATGATTACAAAGTTCCAATTCAGATATTTTCATTGCCGATTGACTCCACTGACAGCGAATTTGCCTATAGTGAAGTAACTGCAATGAATGACTGCTATGAAAGTCTTTTTGGCGATTATCCCTTTGAGAAAATCGGTTATACTAATGTTCGGAAGGGAGCTATGGAGCACCAGACTATGGTATCTATGCCTCGTAGCATAATTGTAAGATTAAGTGTCAACAAGGATTCTAATAACGAAATTGCTGCTCATGAGCTCTCTCACATGTGGTTTGGGAATTTGGTTACGCCATTAGATTTCAGGCATGCGTGGATGAATGAATCTTTTGCGACCTACTGTGAATCACTTTGGCTTCGATGTCGAAATGGGCAGCAGGCATATTTATTGAATCAAAAAGGTAAAGCTGATGAGTATCTTAAGTTAATATCGAAAGAAGAAGGTGTATTCCCGCTTTATGACTTTCCAAGAGATTTGCCGTCATCAAATTATCCTATGACAATTTATGAAAAAGGTGCTGTGATTTTGGGGATGCTTGATTGGCAACTTGAGCAGGAAGGGCTGAAATTTGAAGAACTGATAACTCAGTATTTGCAAATATTTGCTTATGGTAATGCTCAAACTAACGACGTTTTTCGTGTTATTGAATATGAAACAGATATGAACTGGGATTGGTTTGCTGACCAATGGATATATCGCGGTGGTTGGCCAATTTTCGATATAATTACATTTAGTGATATGCCGACAATTGTAAGCGATGAAATTGAAATACGTCAGGTTCAGGAAGGAGAACTTTTTATTAATGTACCTTTAGAAATTACTTATTATTTAAATGACGGTAGTAAATTAAGTGAAGTAGTTAATATTTCCGACCCGGTAACAAAACATAGAATATTGCCTGAAAATCCTTCTTTGGTTGATTCCATAAAAATAAATGAAGGCAATATAGTTGCCGGAATTTATGAGCTTAGGGATTTTAAATCTTATGTTTCAGTAAATGAAGGCAACCATGTAAATATTCCCGAAATATATCAGGAAGGCAATTATTTATGTATAAATTACCAGTCTGCTGGAGGAGAAGTTAGAATCATTATTATTGATGTTCTTGGAAATACAATACTGAGCCGTAGTAATTATAACAAATCCGGAATGAATTCCGAAAGAATTATTTTGGAGAATTTAAATTCCGGAATATACTTTCTGAATATTACAATAAAAAATGAAACTTATACTCATAAAATAAGTATAGTAAATTAG
- the rpsB gene encoding 30S ribosomal protein S2 — protein MEHSVSIEALLESGAHFGHLTRRWNPKMAPFIFMERNGIHIIDLRKTQILLDIAKSAIYDVASKGKIVLFVGTKQQAKTAIAEQASRSGMNYVSERWLGGMLTNFVTIRKSIKRLNAIDKMEVDGTFEKITKKERLLISRERDRLRKVFGGIETMTRLPGALFVVDIRKEHLAIKEAKILGIPVIGIVDTNTDPDEVDFPIPANDDSISTVEIIASVMADAVVEGAEVAKVRQAELASEGSDKDSDNEDEDGKVKRRIRERRVKRSDRRRPAPSGTIDTNTEAGEDTAVSE, from the coding sequence ATGGAACATTCAGTTTCAATTGAAGCCCTGCTCGAATCAGGCGCTCACTTCGGACATCTCACACGCAGATGGAATCCTAAAATGGCTCCTTTTATTTTTATGGAGCGCAACGGTATTCATATTATTGACCTTCGTAAAACTCAAATCTTGCTTGACATTGCAAAATCAGCTATTTATGATGTTGCAAGCAAAGGAAAGATTGTTTTATTCGTTGGTACAAAACAACAAGCTAAAACTGCAATCGCTGAACAAGCAAGTCGCTCAGGTATGAACTATGTTTCTGAACGCTGGCTTGGCGGTATGCTTACAAACTTTGTCACAATCCGCAAATCTATCAAACGCCTTAATGCAATTGATAAAATGGAAGTTGACGGTACATTTGAAAAAATTACCAAAAAAGAAAGATTACTTATTTCACGCGAGCGTGACAGATTACGTAAAGTATTCGGCGGTATCGAAACTATGACACGCCTCCCGGGTGCATTATTTGTTGTAGATATTCGTAAAGAACATCTCGCAATTAAAGAAGCTAAAATATTGGGTATTCCAGTTATTGGTATAGTTGATACAAATACAGACCCTGATGAGGTAGATTTCCCAATTCCGGCAAATGACGATTCAATTTCAACTGTTGAAATTATCGCAAGCGTTATGGCTGATGCAGTAGTTGAAGGTGCTGAAGTTGCTAAAGTCCGTCAGGCGGAACTTGCAAGCGAAGGCAGCGACAAAGACAGCGATAATGAAGATGAAGACGGCAAAGTAAAGCGACGCATCCGCGAAAGAAGAGTTAAACGCTCTGACCGTCGCAGACCGGCTCCGTCTGGAACTATTGATACTAACACAGAAGCAGGTGAAGATACTGCTGTTTCCGAATAG
- a CDS encoding YggS family pyridoxal phosphate-dependent enzyme: MDCEEVQNEIGQKYNEIKERAVIAAKKAGRSPEEVKVLSVSKTQPARTVECAYSAGLRCFGENYVQEMSDKFDILKNKGIDDIEWHFIGHLQSNKVRFLSPFVNFIHSVDTFKLANEIDKRAESEGRIVNCLLQINTSGEISKSGCDPDDAENLMGSIIKLNSIRVVGLMTIGTFTNDEYLQRKEFRLLRNTLDNINKSFGLKLNQLSMGMTGDFEVAIDEGATMVRIGTAIFGERHYRNFG; encoded by the coding sequence ATGGACTGCGAAGAAGTTCAAAATGAAATTGGACAAAAATATAATGAAATTAAGGAAAGAGCAGTAATTGCTGCAAAAAAAGCAGGAAGAAGCCCTGAAGAAGTAAAAGTTTTATCTGTTTCGAAAACTCAGCCTGCTCGAACAGTTGAATGTGCTTACAGTGCTGGTTTAAGATGTTTCGGTGAGAATTATGTTCAGGAAATGTCTGACAAATTTGATATACTTAAAAATAAAGGCATTGATGATATTGAATGGCATTTCATCGGTCATTTGCAGTCAAATAAAGTGAGGTTTTTATCTCCCTTTGTAAATTTTATTCATTCAGTTGATACATTCAAACTAGCAAATGAAATAGACAAAAGAGCCGAAAGCGAAGGTAGAATTGTCAATTGTCTTCTGCAAATTAATACCAGCGGGGAAATCTCAAAATCAGGCTGCGACCCTGACGATGCTGAAAATCTGATGGGAAGTATAATCAAGCTTAATTCAATACGTGTAGTCGGTCTGATGACAATCGGCACCTTTACAAATGATGAATATCTTCAGAGAAAGGAATTTCGATTATTAAGAAACACTCTTGATAATATCAACAAATCGTTTGGACTTAAATTAAATCAGCTTTCGATGGGAATGACAGGTGATTTCGAAGTTGCAATTGATGAAGGTGCTACAATGGTTAGAATCGGCACAGCGATATTCGGAGAGAGACATTATAGAAATTTTGGATAA